gacaAACTCATGATTTTACTTACAGAGTATGGAATGGCACTATTTGAATACAACGAAAGATCACCCATGATTCTACAATGCTCTGAAGTTCAAAAGCTGCACATCACACTTGAAACAACTTTGTTTCGCGGAAAGACAGTTAATCCATATAAATAATTACCACTACACAGTTACATACACAATGGACAAATTGAATACTGTCTACATACAAATAGCACTTGAGATGGGGCAAGATAAGTACTGACATTTTTCAGTGTATGTAATTGTCAAAGCCTTGTTGGAAAACTTGGAATTCTTCCTTTCgtggtttgtttttatttgtcacGGTGACCTGGTTTCCAGGCGGGATCTTGAAACAGCCCAGCTCGATGCTTTCCACCACAACCTCATACAGTCTAGCGTCCAATCTGGCACATCCTGATAGTTTGCTAGTTGAAAACTCCATGTTGTAGAACTGCAGACATAAGCTGAAGTATTTTTCAAGGTATGGAATTCCAAAACAGATTGGTGGGGGATTTCTCGCTGCAGAgacaaataaaacattaaagACAATAAAATTAAACTTTACTCCTAATGAAGTTTCCAATAGACCATAAGATTAAAATTCTCAACACTTTTATCGATATATGGTAATATTTGTActtgtaaattcaaataaatagttTGAGCACAGACTGTGGTTTGAGTAAATCTGTAGTAAGGACAATACACAGTATTAAGGTACACCATAGGGAAATATTCTCATGATACAGTAGACATCTATTTTGCCCTTTTTACTTTCTTATCTGAATAAGGAACATTTCTATTTCTCAACATGGCCTATGTTATTTATTCTGTGTCAACCTGACACCTTGCCTGTTATCATGCATCATGCTAACAAGTTGTTTATGCAGCAGCTGCTAATTGACTAATCTGTGGATTAGCAGATTAAGTTAATAAAGTCAACACCACTGGTAATCCAGTAAGTATTGACATTAACAGCTTTTTGCTAATGATATtaacaaatttatcaaatttgcaaTTGTTAATAATCAACTTGGCACCTTACACTGTAGATAGGCAACTCACAACTGGCAAAGTACAGAATCAATAATAAATACAGACTCACTACCATTGCATAATATAAACCATGCAGAAAGTGTTCTAATACTTTTTATTTGGATGAAATGGTTAAAAGAGCAAAACTGAGACCAACGATGTCATGATAGcattgaaatattaattgaaatgttgtatttgaaatttcattgatACCACACAAGTAAGTGTTTCCATAGACATAGAAGGGATCTCTCACTTCTGTCTATCTTATATAAGATCTCCTATCAATCATTTATGCATTTCTTGTGCATTCACTGGTATAAGTGGGTATTGTAACTAATTACTTACAAATACTGCAACAGACACATTACACATATCTTTACTGAGTGACCTATCAAATTTCGAGAACACACATTTTCTGTCTTTCAGTGAAGTAAAAAAGTGAAACTCAGCAGCTCTTTGCAAGACCAGGTACTCTCTTATACAAGGGAACCAACTGCACTTACCTGAAATAGTCTCATTGAAGACAACTTCTCCACCGAGGGATATAGTGAATGAAATGCCAAACTGATCAGGAAGATAGGATAGATTCATGCAGGctgaaaaatgcacaaaatcagcaatatttaaataatgaaatattgaatGGTGATAAACTCTGGGAGTGGCATGTCAAAAATAGCATTGTTTTACGGTGTGTGcataattttgt
This is a stretch of genomic DNA from Ptychodera flava strain L36383 chromosome 21, AS_Pfla_20210202, whole genome shotgun sequence. It encodes these proteins:
- the LOC139121356 gene encoding uncharacterized protein codes for the protein MKLGAIIAVLCIIVVERCSATQHHYNKLRDLRDGELQSTGCECNSTSCGCCADLVVEKVELNTTACMNLSYLPDQFGISFTISLGGEVVFNETISARNPPPICFGIPYLEKYFSLCLQFYNMEFSTSKLSGCARLDARLYEVVVESIELGCFKIPPGNQVTVTNKNKPRKEEFQVFQQGFDNYIH